GCTCGGGTTGTCACGGCCATATCGGCGAAGGCAAGCTCGGCCCCGGTCTCAACGACGACTACTGGACCTATCCGAAGAACCAGACCGACAAAGGTCTGTTCGAGACGATCTATGGCGGCGCCCGCAGCATGATGGGACCGCAAGCATCCGCCAGAACAATGGACGAGATCCTGCTGGTGATCGCCTGGGTCCGCCATCTGTACAAAGGGGACGTGGAGGGCGCCGTCTGGCTCACCGATGAGCAGAAGGCCAACTTCGTTCCCTTCGACCCAGAACACCACAAGCCTGAAGCCGAAGAATTGGTTTGCGAGATTCCCGCGCAAACGGCCGCAGTAGGTGCGGACAGCGCGGAGAAGAAGACGGAAACACCGTCGGAAAACTAGCGACTGAGCACGGAGGAACTGACCCATGAAGAAGACACTACGTATTACAGGCGCGGCGCTTGCGGGCGCTGTTGCGCTTGCCATGACGGCCGGAAGCGCTCTGGCCTATGACGGCACCAACTGCAAGGCCCCCGGTAATTGCTGGGAGCCCAAGCCGGGCTACCCGGAGAAAGTCAAGGGATCCAAGTACGATCCGAAGCACGACCCGAAGGAACTCGCAAAACAAAGCGAGTCCATCAAGGAAATGGAAGCGCGCAACGCCAAGCGCTCCGCGCACTTCAAAGAGACCGGCAAGTGGGTCTACGACGTTTCCAAACTCTAGCTCTGTCCTGCTTCTCCCAGAGCTAACCCTCGGAACAGGGCGTCCATCACTGTTTTTCGGGGGCGGGGTGCAGCCAAGGGCTGCACCCCCTTTTGTCTTCGACAACTCGGACGGCGTGCCGCGCGCCTGCACTTGAGTGACAGCGGCACAACGCAAGAGGGGGGCATTGCTATGACAGGTCTTGCTGGGCCGCACGCGGACTCCGTCAGCCGGGACCAAAAAATCGATCTTGCCAATTGGCGCGACCGCGCCTTGGCGTTCGAGGGCGTCCTTCGAAACACCATTATCGGACAGGACCGTGTCCTTCGTCTGCTGACGATCGCGATCTTTGCGCGCGGCCACGTGCTGCTGGAAGGGGATGTCGGCGTCGGCAAGACAACGTTACTGCGCGCTGCAACGCGCGCGCTCGGCGGTGCGTTTGAACGTGTCGAGGGCACGATCGACCTCATGCCTGCGGACCTGATCTATCACACATATCTCGACGAGGACGGACGGCCGCGCGTCGATCCGGGCCCGGTTTTGCGCCAGGGCGGCGATCTTACGGTCTTCTTCTTCAACGAGATCAACCGTGCCCGTCCTCAGGTTCATTCATTGCTGCTGCGGCTCATGGCCGAGCGTAGCGTGACGGCGTTCAATCGCGAGTATTCCTTCCCGCACCTGCTGGTGTTCGCTGACCGCAACAGGATCGAGCGCGAGGAGACGTTCGAGTTGCCAGCCGCCGCACGCGACCGGTTCTTCATGGAAATCTCCATGGAGACTCCGAAGGACCGTGAGACCAGCCGCGCTCTGGCCTTCGACCGTCGGTTCTACGATGCGGATGCGCTGGTGCAATCGGTCACGGGGGAGGTCCTCGACCACAGCCAGTTGAACGATGTGGCGCGTGGCGTGCAGTCGGAGATCCAGACCAGCGAGGCCCTCGAGAGATACACGCTCGATCTGTGGTCTGCCATTCGTGATCCCGTATCCGCCGGAATTGAAATCAGAGGTGTCGATATGTCCCGACTCGTCCAGGGTGGCGCGTCACCGCGCGGCATCGCCTATCTGGTGCGCGGCGCCCGTGTCGAAGCCTGGCTCAATGGGCGCGACATGGTGGTCCCGGAAGACATCCGATCCTTGTTCCCTGAGATCATGTCGCATCGCGTCTTTCTGGATCCGATCTACGAGCTCCGCCGCGAAGCCCTGGTCGGAGCGTTGTTCGCGGAGGTCTTTGCGAAGGTGCCGGCCCCATGAGCATGGCTTCTCAAGAAGTCAGTTCAGCTATTGACGTGCCTTACCGGCTGGCTTGGCGCGCGGCCGGCGTTCGCATCGGCGCCCATCAAGGAAAACTGGAGGGCGCCGGCGGACTGTTCAAGGACCACGAACTTCTCATTCGCACCAAAGACCCGCGCCGTATCGACCTGCGGGTGTCGCTTCGCGATCCGTTCGGAAACCTCTACGCCAAGCGGTTTTCGCAGAGAAGCGCCATCACCGTTTATGCGCTCGTGGACCTGTCGGCCTCCATGACATTCGTCGGAGAGGCGTGCATCGTCGACGTCGCCGCTGATCTATGCGCGGCGCTGGCCGGATCTGCGCGGCGCGTCGGCGATGCGTTCGGTCTCATCGGTGCCAATCGCCGTATCGTCCCGACGTGCTTCTGGCCAGCGACTGCCTCTCGCGGCGCCGAGGCGGAGATGCTGACCAATCTACGCGACTTCGAGCCCGCCGGGCAGGGGGACTTCGGTGCGAGCGCTGAGGGTCTTGTCGATGCCGCCGCGATCATCGCCGGACGCCGCAAGCTGGTGTTTCTCATCTCCGACTTCCTCATGCCGGGCGAGACGATCGAGGCCATCTTCGAGGCCCTGGCTGGCCACGATGTTATTCCGATCGTGTTGCGCGATCCCCGCGAGCTGGAGGACCTGCCGCGCTACGGCCTCGTGTCGTTCGCCGATCTCGAAACGGGTCGCCGGCGTCTGTACGTGATGCGGCCCGCCTTGCGGGCGGCGCTGGTCGCCGATGCCGCGGTGCGGTCCAAACGCCTGCGCTCGGTCGCCATGCTTTACGGCCGTCCGCCGTTCGAGAGTGTCGGCAAGATCGATTGGGACAGGTTCGGCGCCTATCTCATGGGTGAGACCGGATGATCGCGTTCGTGCTTGCCCTGCTGCTGTCGACACCGGCGCTCGCGGTCGACGCGCCCGCATCGCCGGTCCTGTCCGTCAGCACGGTCGAGCCGCGCGGCTTCGGTTACTTTGTCGGCGATCTCCTCACGCGCGAAGTGCATGTTGACGTCGCCAAATCCTATATCCTCGAAGCGGCGTCACAGCCGAAGCCCGGACGTTTGTCCTATTGGCTCGACCTGCGTTCGGTCGATGTATCCGAGCGGTGGGCGTCCGGGGCGACGCGCTACCGCCTCAAGCTCGTCTACCAAACGCTCTACGTGCCGCTGTCGCCGGCCGAGCGGCATCTGCCGGCCTTCGAACTCCGCTTCAAGGATGGCGACGACGTCGCGGTCGCCAAAGTGCCGGCGTTCAAATTCGTCATGGCGCCGCTGCGCGAGGTCATCCCGGAGGTGCCGGCGGAAGGGCCGGAAGGCTACCTGAGACCCGACGTCAAACCGCAAGCGCTGTCCACACGCCGCGACCGCGTCCTGTTCGGCGTGGGGCTTGGTCTCACTGGTTTGGCGTTGATCTTCCTGGCGTACGACCGGGCGTGGTGGCCGTTCCGCGCGAGGCCGAACCGGCCCTTCGCGCGCGCCTCCCGCCGGTTGCGGTCGCTCGCGCGCTTCAAGAATGCCGATGCCTATCGTGAGGGGCTCCTCGATCTGCACCGGGCGTTCGACGCCGCCGCCGGGCGCCGTGTGCTGGCGGAGGATGTCGCCGGATTTCTGGAAAGCCACGCGGTGTTCCGCGCCTACGAGCGCGAGATCGGCCGGTTCTTCGCCGCCTCACGCCAAGCATTCTTCGCGAACGATGTGAGCGGCGCCGAGAAGGCGATGCCGCTGTCGGCAATGGCCGCCCTCGGCGCCGAACTCAGTGCAGCGGAACGGAGGGCCTTGTGAGTTTCGCCGTCGGCTATGCATGGGTTCTGTTTCTGCTCCCGTTGGCAATCTTGCCGCTCCTGGCAACGGCGCGGGAGGCGAACCCCTATCCATCGTTACGGGCCGCCAAGCTGGACCCGCTCTCGCAAGGCGTCGATGTGGTTTTGCGCGTGCTCGGGGCCCTCGCGATCGCCGCGCTCTTGCTCGGGCTGGCGGGGCTTCACGTCAAAGGCCAAAGCATCGAGCGAACCGGCGAAGGCGCCAGTATCGTGCTGCTCTTCGATCGGTCGTCCAGTATGAACGACACTTTCGCCGGCCAGGCGCCGACACGCAGCGGTGAGGAATCGAAATCGGCCGCGGCGCGGCGCTTCCTGAAGCAGTTCGTCGCGACCCGCGAGCACGACCGCTTCGGCATCACGGCCTTTTCAACGGCGCCGATGTTCGTCCTGCCGCTATCGGAACACAAAGAGGCGACGCTTGCCGCCATCGATGCCATCGTACAGCCGGGGCTCGCGCTTACCAATGTCGGCAAGGGCCTCGCCATGGCGATCGCCATGCATGACACGGATATCGTGTCCACGGAGGATACGGATGCCGGGGTCGCGAACCGCGCCATCGTGCTGGTCTCGGACGGCGCCGCCGTCATCGACCGCAAGATGCAGCAGAAGCTCGAGGCGGCGTTTCTCAAACGGCCGGTCAACCTCTATTGGATTTTCCTGCGCACGGAAGGCGCGCGCGGGATTTTCGAAGCACCCGATCCCGACAAGCCGGACACGCCTCGGGCTATGCCGGAGCGCCACCTCAATCTGTTCTTCCAGAACCTGAATATTCCATATCGTGCGTTCGAGGTGGAAAACTCATCCGCGGTCGGAGAGGCGATCGCCACCATCGATAAACTCGAGCGGCGCCCGATGCGCTACCGTGAGCGCATCCCCCAGAAGGATCTATCGGGACTTGCCTACGCCATTGCCACGGGCGCCCTGATACTTCTTGTCCTGGCTAAGCTCGCCGAGGTCAGGGTCTCGAGGCCGCTCCCTCTTCGGAAGGAGGCGCAATGACCGCCATCCGTCACTCTGCTCGCACGCCCGGGCTTCTGCGCGGCGCTCTGGGCACCATCTACGCCGCGCGCATCGTTTTTGTCTGGCTTCTCCTTGCCATTGGCCTGGCGCTTGCGATCGCGTCGGGCTGGAATTGGTACAAGGCCTGGAACGACAACCGCACAATCGCCGCGCTGGCCGCCGGGCAGAATGTCGAGATTCGCGCCGACACGGCGTCGCCGCCGGTGCTGTTCGCGCGCGCTTACTATCTTCTCCAGCGCGACCGGATCGGCGAGGCGCAGCTACTACTCGATCAGGCCAACTTTCGCGCCGACGACAAAACGCGCGTCGCCATGCTCTATGACGACGGTAATGCGCGCCTGCGAGCGACCTTCGCCGCGATTGAACAGGGAAAGTTCGACAGGGCGACATCGCTCGTCAATCTCGCCAAGGCCGACTACGAGCAGGCGCTCCGCCTGGACCCCGGCACCTGGGACGTCAAATACAACATGGACGTGGCTGCGCGGCTGGTCCGGGACCTTCCCGTGATCACGCCGAGCGAAGAGCCGATGCAGCAAGAGCCGCGCAAGGACCTGTGGAGCGACCTGCCCGGCATTCCGCGGGGGGCGCCATGAGACGCGTGTCCGTCCCGTCCGCGCTTGGTGACATTCGCTTCTGGTTGCTGGCTGCCGCGCTTGCTTTGGTCGTTGCCGCGCTCTTCGTGCCACGCGTGACGCTCACACGGAACGCCTACGATGCGATGGCCTTCGTCGATGTAACGGCGAGCATGAACACGCGCGATACCAAACTTCACGAAGAGCCGGCCAGCAGGCTCGACTTCGCAAAGGATCGTCTGACGGGACTGATCGCACAACTGCCGTGCCAGTCCAAAATCGGGCTCGGCATTTTCACGGCGCGGCGCGTCTTCGTCTTGGTCGAGCCGATCGAGGTGTGTGAAAACTTCTCCAGTCTCGATTCCGCAATCGAAGCGCTCGACTGGCGCATGGCTTGGGAGGGCGACAGTTATGTCGCGCTCGGCGTCCACGACGCCTTGGCCGTCGTGAAGCCGCTCGGCGCATCGCTACTTTTCTTTACGGACGGTCACGAGGCGCCGCCGCTTCCCTGGACAGGCATTCCGGCGTTCGAGGGAAGGCCCGGCGACGTACCGGGCCTGATCGTCGGCGTCGGCGGCAAGACGCTGGTGCCGTTGCCGAAGTTCGACGACTCCGGCCGCGAGATCGGCACCTTGAGCGCAACGGACGTGCTGCAGGAAAACCGTTCCGGACAGCCGCCGCCCGATGCGTCGTCGCGCCCGGGCTGGCACCCGAAATGGGCGCCGTTCGGCGACATGCCCATCGACAACAACGAACACATGACCTCCGTCAAGGAGGATCACCTCGAAGCGATCGCGGCGCAAACCGGACTGACCTACGTTCACCTGGGGAGCGCAGGAGCACTGGTTCAAGACCTGGAGGAGATCGCGCCGCCACGGAAAGTTCGGGTCGCGGCGGATGTTCGCGCCTATCCCGCCGGCTTGGCGCTGCTGCTTCTCGTCGTCCTTTACGGCGTTCTGCCGCTGCGGGAGCGCATCGCGCGCCGCATCCAACACCCAAGACCAGTACTGAATGAGGTTTATCCATGACGTTGTTTCGATATGCCATGCTGCACGTCCTACTACTGCTCGGCATCGCGCCCGCGGCAGCACATGGTCCGACGCCACAAAAGGTCGAAGAGAGTATCGCGATCGCGGCGCCGCCCGCGAAAGTGTGGGAACTCGTCAAGGACTTCGACGGCCTCGTGTCGTGGAACCCGCTCGTCGAGACGAGCATGGGCACCGGCGGCAACGAGGCGGGTGCGGAACGCACGGTCGTGCTGCGCGATGGCGGTCAGCTCAAGGACAGCCTCGATGAATATGTCGAGGCCGAGATGTCTTACTCCTACCGCCTCGACACGCCTGACATCCAAGCATTCCCCGTGAGCTTCTACTCCGCCACGCTGGCCGTGAAGCCGGACGCCGACGGCGGCAGCGAAGTCATCTGGGACGCGCGGCTCTATCGGGCCGATACGGGCAATTTCCCCTCCGAGACGCAGAACGATGCAGCGGCCGTCGATGCCGTCACCACGTTCTACAAGGCGGGGCTCGAAGAGCTGAAGAAGAAGGCGGAGCAGTAGCGGTGGCCGTGGCGCGGCAACGTATGGCCGGGGCCGCCGGGCTCCTTGCGGCGCTTTGCACTACCCTGTGTGGTGTGAGTGTTTCGGTAGCTGCGCCGCACCTTTATGTCACCAACCAAGAGGCGGGGCGCGTGGTAGTGATCGACACTGCGACGGACGAGGCAGTCGAAACGATCACGGTAGCACCGGGCCCCGCCATCATCGCCGCCGCGCCGAACGGACGGAGGCTGTATGTCACCCATCCCGAGATCGGCCGGATCGACGTTCTGGATCCCGGCGCCCTGAATAAGCCGCGCACCATCACCATTGCCGGCACGCCGTTCGGGATAGCCGCCTCCGACGACGGGCGCTTGTTCGTCAGTGACTGGAACAGAAATATCCTGTCGGTCGTGGACAGTGCGGCCGGGAAGACCCTCGCGGAGATCAAGGTCGGACGCTCGCCAGCGCATGTGGCATTCGCTCCGAAGCTCAAGCGGGTCTTTGTGGCGAACCGCGAGGACGATTCTGTGACTGCGATCGATACGGACACGTTGAAGGTCGCGGGCACGGTCCACGTCGGCAAGGCGCCGTTCGCGCTGAACGTCTCGCCTCTAGGCGAGCGCGTTTACGTGGCCAACGTCCGAAGCGGTGACGTGTCGGTCTTGGATGCACGGTCCCTCGCGACGTTGGGGACCGTGCGAACTGGCGCCATGCCGTACGGCGTTGTGGTCTCACCGGACGACGCGCGGGTGTTCGTGGCAAACCAGCAGTCTGGAACTGTGACAATTCTGGACGCCGAATCGCTCGATCCCGTTCAACGCACCAAAGTCGGAAAATATCCGGAGAGCATGGGCATGCTCCCCGATGGCAAACGCCTCTACGTTGTGAACTGGATGTCCGGCGACATTTCCGTCCTCGACGGCACGTCGGGACAAGAGCTGAAGCGCATCGCGGTGGGCGAAGGCATTCGCGGCCTCGCCATTGCGGCCTCCGAATAGTGGTCCTCTCTCGATGCCGCGCCCGCCACGCTTCTCTACGATCCTAGCTCGGCTGGCGCTTCTGATCGCCGCGACGCTGCCGGGCCCATCGGTTCACGCCCTTCCCAACGGCATCGACGATCGCGACAACCGCTATCCCTTCGTCGTGGAGATCGCCCAGCGCGGCCGCATGATCTGCTCGGGCACGGTGCTGTATCCCCGCGTCGTCGTAACCTCGGCGCACTGCGTGCAGCATGTGGCCCAAGCCTATGGCAAGCGCATCTATGTCGACTCCTATCTGCAGCCGGACGAGCTCTTCGTGCATGTGTTCAAGCAGGGGCGTATGCGGTCCCACGCCGTAGAAGCCGTCGAGATCGCTCCGGAGTGGCGCGAGAACGATACGAGCCAATGGCGAACCGCGCGGGTTCCCCATGATATGGCGATACTCGTCACGGCGGCGCCGATCGATGTCGAATTGCCGCTCGCCGAGACTGATGCGATTGGGGCTTCGTTGCCGCGCCCCGCGACGACGGGGCCAGGACGAAAGGGCGTGCTTGTGGCCTATGGGGGGCTCAGTTGCGTTGCGGCGGAGGACTGTAGCAGTGCGGGCGTGCGCCGCTATCTGCCCGTCGAGATCAAGAACTCGGCGGAATGCTTCAAGAGCCGCTTGGATCGCGAGGCAGGCCTCCCCGAGGCGCTATGGTGCCTGGATGAAAATGTTTCGCCGGGCGACAGCGGCGGCGCCCTCCTGATCGAGGACGACGACGCAGTGTTGCGCTATGTCGGAGTCATATCGGCTCAGCGCGGCCTGCCGCCGGAACTGGCCGCCGTCTTTGGCCGGCGCGAGAGTGCCGCTACTGCGCTCTCCGCAAATCTCGCGTTCATCGAAGGGACAGCGCGTTCATTGGGCTACGGGCCGGCTATTGCGGATCCATGATCGGCGCGAGCTTGTCCTTCATGGCAACGATCATCTCGTAGTTCGCATCGGACGGCTCGAGGCGTTTCAGGCTGGACGCGATCCGCCGATACATCTCGATCATCTCGGCCTTTTGCTCCGGCGTCAGGTTCGGATTGCGTTCGGTGTGCTCGACGTTCAGGCGGAGAGCCGTATCGGTCGCGCCGGGCTTCTTGCCTTGGGCCAGGAAAATATAGCCGCGGACCACGGTCCCTGCCGTGTCGGACCATTCCTCCAGAGTCTTGAAGCCGTGCTTTTGGGCAACAGCCTCGAGGGCCGCGCGCTTGTTGTCCGGCAGAGCGTCGAGGTCTGAGTTGCCGCTACCGGGTACGGGCGGCTTCTCCGGTAGCTGTGTCTTGGAGAACTTGGCTCCCGTCTTCCGCATCTCGGGGAACGACGCGATCAGCCGGGTCACCATGTCTTCGGTGAGATCCACCTGGTGTACCGAAGCAGTCATCGCTTCGAGGTCTGCGGGGTCAAACCCCCCTTCGGCAAGCCCTTGCGCCTGCGCGGTGTTGATGAAGGCAAGCGCAAGGAGCGTAGCGAAGCTCAGACACAGAGTGCGAAGAGCCGGAATGCGAATGGACATGGGGTTACTCTCGTTTCGGGGACACAAGAGTCTTCCCTTAGACGATCGCGGGTCCTGGTAGCGATGCCATCGCCCCCAATTCTACCGAGTGAAAAGTGCCCATGACAAAAGGTTCCAACGCTCGAAAAAACGCAGAGAAAATGGCCAAAATGCCACGCAGAACTGGACCAAAGCGCGCCAGACAAGTTCCAATGTCAGAGTGGCAAACTTGCCTACCAACCCCCAGGATGTTCTTGACCGGCCGCCAGGCGAAGTTGACAATTTTGCCTCGACGCAAATTTGCACGAACCAGGACAGGCCATTCATGCAGGCAAGAACTCTCTTAATTGCGTTGGCGGGCGTCTTCGCGGCCATTCCCGCGGTCGCGGGCGAGGCCAGATCACCTTCAAAGGTCAACGCCATGCTGTGCGAGACCGAGGCGCAGGCCATTTCACTTGCGTCGGAGTTGTCGGCGGGCAAGACTGAACCCATCGCGGTGAACGCGGTCAACAAGGCTGCAGGCGCCGAAGTCTGCGGACGTTTCATCGGCTACGCCGTCGTGGAAGTCGAAAAGACCAAGAATCAGTCCGGCGCCTTGTTCATCCTGGCCGGTCTTCGCTTCGCCGAGGACGGGCGCTTGGGCTGGACGGCCTCTTGGATCACGCCCTTCGACGGGCTTAGCGTCGCGCGCGGCATCTGAGCGGATTCGTCGGGCACACGGCATCCGCCGGAAGAACCGGCGGTCGGCCGAACTCGGTACGGCCGACAACGGGCTGAGATTGCTGGGCACGCGCAGTCGCCGGCGCAGCATCGATTCCCATCCGGGCGTTGGCGACTATTGTTCCTCGGCCTACCAACGCGATGAGGGAGGCTTCCCGTTTTTCTGCAGGCGCTCTGGAATATCAGGCATGGCGCCCTCTGCTAACATTTCTCCGCAAAGGCGAATCGAAGTGGGGCGAACTGAAATCCGGTGCCGAATGATAGAAACCCGAACGGCGGGCAGACGGACTCGAACGACGTCATTCTGGTCGTCGACGATCATCCCGTCGTCTTCGCCGGCATTCGCCTGCTGATCGAAGAGACCCGTGCCACCGTCATTCACAATGCGCAAAGCTTCTCCGAAGCCTTCAGGCTCTGCCGCCTCAGGCGGCCTGCCATCGTCATTGTGGACTTGGCCATGGGCGCCGGCGCGCTTGCGGGCCTGTCCTTCATCAGGCGGCTCCGCCGCTACGACGAGAGCGTGCCAATCCTCGTGCTCAGCATGTACGACGATCCCCGCATCGCGCACGAGGCGCTGAAGGTGGGCGCGGATGGCTATGTCGTGAAGGATGCCTCGAACGACGAGATTGCGATCTCGCTTGAGACGGTGCGCGAAGGGCTTCCCTATGTGAGCCGCGTCCTGGCGTCGGATCTTGCATTCCTCAGAAATCGACAGCCGAAGTCGCTTGACCTCGAGGCCCTATCCCCTCGCGAACGCTTCATCCTGTCCCTCCTTGCGGAGGGGAAGTCCTACGCGCAGATCGCCGACAATCTCGCCCTCAGCTACAAAGCCGTTGCTCACATTTGCAATCGACTGAAGCCGAAGCTGGGCGTGCAATCGCTGCAGGAATTGGTGCATTTCGCCGT
This genomic window from Methyloceanibacter caenitepidi contains:
- a CDS encoding methanol dehydrogenase [cytochrome c] subunit, giving the protein MKKTLRITGAALAGAVALAMTAGSALAYDGTNCKAPGNCWEPKPGYPEKVKGSKYDPKHDPKELAKQSESIKEMEARNAKRSAHFKETGKWVYDVSKL
- a CDS encoding response regulator transcription factor; protein product: MPNDRNPNGGQTDSNDVILVVDDHPVVFAGIRLLIEETRATVIHNAQSFSEAFRLCRLRRPAIVIVDLAMGAGALAGLSFIRRLRRYDESVPILVLSMYDDPRIAHEALKVGADGYVVKDASNDEIAISLETVREGLPYVSRVLASDLAFLRNRQPKSLDLEALSPRERFILSLLAEGKSYAQIADNLALSYKAVAHICNRLKPKLGVQSLQELVHFAVQHFPVTPNVARPTAKGSKKTG
- the moxG gene encoding cytochrome c(L), periplasmic gives rise to the protein MRQGFKFAAVVAALSLIPLMALAQQIQLVHTITGMPLDLSLSPEEGRDTPAVKEFMKTGHNPYNGVESCMHEAEEVFLTACSGCHGHIGEGKLGPGLNDDYWTYPKNQTDKGLFETIYGGARSMMGPQASARTMDEILLVIAWVRHLYKGDVEGAVWLTDEQKANFVPFDPEHHKPEAEELVCEIPAQTAAVGADSAEKKTETPSEN
- a CDS encoding DUF58 domain-containing protein, with product MSMASQEVSSAIDVPYRLAWRAAGVRIGAHQGKLEGAGGLFKDHELLIRTKDPRRIDLRVSLRDPFGNLYAKRFSQRSAITVYALVDLSASMTFVGEACIVDVAADLCAALAGSARRVGDAFGLIGANRRIVPTCFWPATASRGAEAEMLTNLRDFEPAGQGDFGASAEGLVDAAAIIAGRRKLVFLISDFLMPGETIEAIFEALAGHDVIPIVLRDPRELEDLPRYGLVSFADLETGRRRLYVMRPALRAALVADAAVRSKRLRSVAMLYGRPPFESVGKIDWDRFGAYLMGETG
- a CDS encoding trypsin-like serine protease — encoded protein: MPRPPRFSTILARLALLIAATLPGPSVHALPNGIDDRDNRYPFVVEIAQRGRMICSGTVLYPRVVVTSAHCVQHVAQAYGKRIYVDSYLQPDELFVHVFKQGRMRSHAVEAVEIAPEWRENDTSQWRTARVPHDMAILVTAAPIDVELPLAETDAIGASLPRPATTGPGRKGVLVAYGGLSCVAAEDCSSAGVRRYLPVEIKNSAECFKSRLDREAGLPEALWCLDENVSPGDSGGALLIEDDDAVLRYVGVISAQRGLPPELAAVFGRRESAATALSANLAFIEGTARSLGYGPAIADP
- a CDS encoding vWA domain-containing protein, with the protein product MSFAVGYAWVLFLLPLAILPLLATAREANPYPSLRAAKLDPLSQGVDVVLRVLGALAIAALLLGLAGLHVKGQSIERTGEGASIVLLFDRSSSMNDTFAGQAPTRSGEESKSAAARRFLKQFVATREHDRFGITAFSTAPMFVLPLSEHKEATLAAIDAIVQPGLALTNVGKGLAMAIAMHDTDIVSTEDTDAGVANRAIVLVSDGAAVIDRKMQQKLEAAFLKRPVNLYWIFLRTEGARGIFEAPDPDKPDTPRAMPERHLNLFFQNLNIPYRAFEVENSSAVGEAIATIDKLERRPMRYRERIPQKDLSGLAYAIATGALILLVLAKLAEVRVSRPLPLRKEAQ
- a CDS encoding SRPBCC family protein — encoded protein: MTLFRYAMLHVLLLLGIAPAAAHGPTPQKVEESIAIAAPPAKVWELVKDFDGLVSWNPLVETSMGTGGNEAGAERTVVLRDGGQLKDSLDEYVEAEMSYSYRLDTPDIQAFPVSFYSATLAVKPDADGGSEVIWDARLYRADTGNFPSETQNDAAAVDAVTTFYKAGLEELKKKAEQ
- a CDS encoding beta-propeller fold lactonase family protein: MSVSVAAPHLYVTNQEAGRVVVIDTATDEAVETITVAPGPAIIAAAPNGRRLYVTHPEIGRIDVLDPGALNKPRTITIAGTPFGIAASDDGRLFVSDWNRNILSVVDSAAGKTLAEIKVGRSPAHVAFAPKLKRVFVANREDDSVTAIDTDTLKVAGTVHVGKAPFALNVSPLGERVYVANVRSGDVSVLDARSLATLGTVRTGAMPYGVVVSPDDARVFVANQQSGTVTILDAESLDPVQRTKVGKYPESMGMLPDGKRLYVVNWMSGDISVLDGTSGQELKRIAVGEGIRGLAIAASE
- a CDS encoding VWA domain-containing protein, whose translation is MRRVSVPSALGDIRFWLLAAALALVVAALFVPRVTLTRNAYDAMAFVDVTASMNTRDTKLHEEPASRLDFAKDRLTGLIAQLPCQSKIGLGIFTARRVFVLVEPIEVCENFSSLDSAIEALDWRMAWEGDSYVALGVHDALAVVKPLGASLLFFTDGHEAPPLPWTGIPAFEGRPGDVPGLIVGVGGKTLVPLPKFDDSGREIGTLSATDVLQENRSGQPPPDASSRPGWHPKWAPFGDMPIDNNEHMTSVKEDHLEAIAAQTGLTYVHLGSAGALVQDLEEIAPPRKVRVAADVRAYPAGLALLLLVVLYGVLPLRERIARRIQHPRPVLNEVYP
- a CDS encoding AAA family ATPase; the protein is MTGLAGPHADSVSRDQKIDLANWRDRALAFEGVLRNTIIGQDRVLRLLTIAIFARGHVLLEGDVGVGKTTLLRAATRALGGAFERVEGTIDLMPADLIYHTYLDEDGRPRVDPGPVLRQGGDLTVFFFNEINRARPQVHSLLLRLMAERSVTAFNREYSFPHLLVFADRNRIEREETFELPAAARDRFFMEISMETPKDRETSRALAFDRRFYDADALVQSVTGEVLDHSQLNDVARGVQSEIQTSEALERYTLDLWSAIRDPVSAGIEIRGVDMSRLVQGGASPRGIAYLVRGARVEAWLNGRDMVVPEDIRSLFPEIMSHRVFLDPIYELRREALVGALFAEVFAKVPAP